From a single Micromonas commoda chromosome 5, complete sequence genomic region:
- a CDS encoding predicted protein, with protein ERLVAIGDLHGDLNKATRAFRAGGLIDSHGKWIGGATVAVQVGDQLDRGGDEVAILYMLERLRKEARDAGGELIVMNGNHETLNVAGRFRYAFEPGIEDFRRWRGRQLLGAALKANRGRSGNAPPPGSASGRMYADTGPGCTMPRLAALAPGGPMAKRFLAHQPVVVAVGSTLFAHGGVLPHHVQYGLERINQETSEWIRGDGKPGPPPVHVSGGRSVVWARDYSWPQRHKCDCGVLRRALDGLPGIDRVVVGHTIQQPEGVNAACDGRVLRVDVGMSEGCGGSEPEVLEIL; from the exons GAGAGGCTGGTCGCCATCGGGGACCTGCACGGCGATTTGAACAAGGCGACGCGGGCCtttcgcgcgggcgggctcATCGATTCGCACGGCAAGTGGATCGGaggcgcgacggtcgcggtGCAGGTCGGGGACCAGctggaccgcggcggtgacgaggtcGCCATCCTCTACATGCTCGAGCGACTGCGAAAAGAAGCCAgagacgccggcggcgagctcatcgtGATGAACGGCAACCACGAGACGCTGAACGTCGCCGGGAGGTTCCGATACGCGTTCGAGCCGGGCATCGAGGACTtcaggcggtggcgggggcggcagctcctcggcgccgcgctgaaggCAAA TCGCGGCCGGTCGGGCAACGCGCCTCCCCCCGGATCCGCGTCCGGTCGCATGTACGCGGACACCGGCCCGGGGTGTACGATGCCGAgactcgcggcgctcgcgccgggtgGACCGATGGCGAAGAGGTTCCTCGCGCATcagcccgtcgtcgtcgcggtcggaTCGACGCTGttcgcgcacggcggcgtgctTCCCCACCACGTCCAGTACGGCCTCGAGCGGATCAACCAAGAGACGAGCGAAtggatccgcggcgacggcaagcccgggccgccgccggtgcacGTCAGCGGCGGTCGAAGCGTGGTCTGGGCGCGGGACTACTCGTGGCCGCAGCGGCACAAGTGCGACTGCGGGGTGCTTCGGCGGGCGTTGGACGGCCTTCCGGGGATTGACCGCGTGGTCGTGGGTCACACGATCCAGCAACCCGAGGGTGTTAACGCGGCGTGCGACGGGCGGGTGCTccgcgtggacgtcggcATGAGCGAGGGATGCGGCGGgtccgagcccgaggttCTCGAGATTTTAA